In Juglans regia cultivar Chandler chromosome 13, Walnut 2.0, whole genome shotgun sequence, the following proteins share a genomic window:
- the LOC108997413 gene encoding pentatricopeptide repeat-containing protein At2g01510, mitochondrial-like, whose translation MHVFPSAHTQFQRCYFMYQKHPLNVTQCQHSRNIRNNPKVADEIPLDHRVFDEMPVSDKDTFTWNSIIQTHLASGDLDLVISTYRQMLLRGTVRPDRRTLPRVLTASRRRGDIFIGKQLHGHAFKLGFSSDHYVVSALIQMYGSLDSVDTARWLFDKSPHRNSVSWTVLARLYIMENKPGLAIDTFNQMVESGAEIDSVALATAVGACGMFQSLQQGRKLHQIARKCGLEFNMVVSNALLKMYIDCGSLKASQEIFDQMPSKDVISWTAIINGCVKKGEFNDGLKLFRQMIMDGFKPDPFTFSSILPACARMTAHKHGREIHGYLLRNGIDLNLVVQNAVMDMYVKSGFIEYASRIFRGMKCKDVVSWTVMILGYSLHGQGQHGVHLFRMIETNSSTQTDEVTYAAVLHACRTACMVEQGKFYFSCIKASKAKNSSLMVALLARAGLFDEARVFIEEHKLERHAEVLRALLDGLRNHQQPVPGKRVIEQLCELEPLNADNYVLLSNWYANSARWDMVDKLRQTIRDMGLKPKKAYSWIEFQNKVHAFGTGDVSHPRSERIFSELQRLVKKMEDEGYQPNPDFSFHDVEEERECIQIGHSEMLAVSFGLISTQPGITIRVSKNLRVCRNCHDSAKMISKIVGREIIVKDPNCFHHFREGFCSCGDFW comes from the coding sequence ATGCACGTCTTTCCATCCGCACACACCCAGTTTCAGCGTTGTTATTTCATGTACCAGAAGCACCCACTTAACGTTACCCAATGCCAGCATTCCCGTAATATTCGTAACAACCCCAAAGTGGCCGATGAAATTCCATTGGACCACCGGGTGTTCGATGAAATGCCTGTTTCAGACAAAGACACGTTTACTTGGAACAGTATTATCCAAACTCACCTTGCTAGTGGAGATCTCGACCTTGTTATTTCAACATACCGACAAATGCTGCTTCGGGGTACTGTTCGTCCTGACAGGCGCACTCTCCCTCGCGTCTTGACTGCTTCTCGCCGTCGTGGTGATATATTTATCGGCAAACAGCTTCATGGGCACGCTTTCAAGCTTGGGTTCTCTTCCGACCACTATGTGGTTAGTGCTTTGATCCAAATGTATGGCTCTCTTGATAGCGTTGATACTGCCAGGTGGCTTTTTGACAAGTCCCCACATAGGAATTCTGTTTCTTGGACTGTACTAGCCAGATTGTACATCATGGAAAACAAACCTGGTTTGGCTATTGATACGTTTAATCAAATGGTTGAGTCAGGGGCTGAGATAGATTCAGTGGCATTGGCAACCGCAGTTGGTGCCTGTGGCATGTTTCAATCACTGCAACAAGGCAGGAAGCTCCACCAGATTGCTAGGAAATGTGGATTAGAGTTTAATATGGTGGTCAGCAATGCCCTCTTGAAAATGTATATCGATTGTGGAAGTCTGAAAGCTTCTCAGGAAATTTTTGATCAAATGCCATCAAAAGATGTCATTTCATGGACAGCAATTATTAATGGATGTGTAAAGAAGGGAGAATTCAATGACGGTCTTAAGTTGTTTCGGCAGATGATTATGGATGGTTTTAAACCTGATCCTTTCACATTTTCTAGCATTCTTCCAGCCTGTGCAAGGATGACTGCACACAAGCATGGCAGAGAAATTCATGGCTACCTGCTTAGAAACGGTATTGACTTGAATCTCGTGGTCCAGAATGCTGTTATGGATATGTATGTGAAATCAGGATTCATTGAATATGCTTCAAGGATTTTCAGAGGGATGAAGTGTAAAGATGTGGTTTCATGGACTGTGATGATATTGGGATATAGTTTACATGGACAAGGGCAACACGGAGTTCATTTGTTCCGCATGATAGAGACTAACTCGAGCACACAAACAGATGAAGTCACATATGCTGCCGTCCTCCATGCTTGTCGCACTGCATGTATGGTTGAACAAGGAAAGTTTTACTTCAGTTGCATTAAGGCTTCTAAAGCCAAAAACTCTTCTTTAATGGTTGCTCTTCTAGCTCGTGCCGGACTCTTTGATGAGGCAAGGGTCTTTATTGAGGAACATAAGCTTGAAAGGCATGCCGAAGTGCTGAGAGCACTGCTAGATGGATTGAGAAATCACCAACAACCAGTACCGGGTAAGCGTGTCATCGAGCAACTCTGCGAGTTGGAACCTCTTAATGCAGACAACTATGTGTTGCTCTCTAACTGGTATGCTAACAGCGCAAGATGGGACATGGTTGATAAGTTGAGGCAAACAATAAGAGACATGGGTTTGAAGCCGAAGAAAGCATATAGTTGGATAGAGTTCCAAAATAAAGTTCACGCCTTTGGGACGGGGGATGTATCCCACCCAAGATCAGAGAGAATATTTTCGGAATTACAGCGTTTAgtaaagaaaatggaagatgaAGGATATCAACCTAATCCAGATTTTAGCTTCCATGATGTGGAGGAAGAACGGGAGTGCATTCAAATTGGGCATAGTGAAATGTTGGCAGTATCTTTTGGGCTCATCAGCACACAACCCGGTATAACAATTCGTGTAAGTAAAAACCTCCGTGTGTGTCGCAATTGCCATGATTCTGCAAAGATGATATCCAAGATAGTAGGACGAGAAATCATAGTCAAGGACCCAAATTGTTTCCACCATTTTAGGGAAGGATTTTGTTCGTGTGGAGATTTTTGgtga
- the LOC108997402 gene encoding calnexin homolog has translation MMDLRRKIPLLPAVERCVAVLLIASFAFQICASASDVIYYEPFDESFEGRWVVSQKDEYEGVWKHSKSEGHDDYGLLVSEKARKYAIVKELDQVLSLKDGTIVLQFEVRLQEGLECGGAYLKYLRPQEAGWQPKEFDNSSPYSIMFGPDKCGSTNKVHFILKHKNPKSGDYVEHHLKYPPSVPSDKLSHVYSAILRPDNEVSILIDGEEKKKGNFLSGDDFEPPLVPAKTIPDPDDKKPEDWDERAKIPDPEAVKPDDWDEDAPMEIEDEEAVKPEGWLDDEPEEIDDPDAAKPEDWDDEEDGEWEAPKIDNPKCEVAPGCGVWKRPMKRNPAYKGKWHAPLIDNPNYKGIWKPQEIPNPDYFELEKPDFEPIAAIGIEIWTMQDGILFDNILIAGDEKSAESYRLTAWKPKFEDEKEKQKAEEAAAGLSDGLSDFQKMVFDILYKIGDIPFLDAYKPKIIDLIEKGEKQPNITIGVIVSVVIVILTVLFRILFGGKKPVVKASETNTDASAETSDNQESHGEKENEDEKEDDAAAAPPRKRTGTRRDQ, from the exons ATGATGGATTTGAGGAGGAAAATCCCTCTGTTACCTGCCGTTGAGCGGTGCGTAGCGGTGTTGCTGATTGCTTCCTTCGCCTTTCAGATCTGCGCTTCTGCTTCCGATGTG ATCTACTACGAGCCATTCGACGAATCATTCGAGGGCCGCTGGGTTGTGTCTCAGAAGGATGAGTATGAAG GTGTCTGGAAGCATTCAAAAAGTGAGGGACATGATGATTATGGCCTTCTGGTTAGTGAAAAGGCAAGGAAGTATGCAATAGTAAAAGAGCTAGACCAGGTTTTGAGTCTCAAAGATGGAACCATCGTCCTACAGTTTGAGGTCCGGCTCCAAGAGGGGCTAGAATGTGGCGGTGCGTACTTGAAGTACCTTCGACCCCAAGAGGCAGGATGGCAACCCAAGGAGTTTGATAACTCCTCTCCATACTCCATAATGTTTGGACCTGATAAATGTGGCTCAACAAACAAGGTGCACTTCATCCTTAAGCACAAGAACCCCAAGAGTGGGGATTATGTCGAGCACCATCTAAAGTACCCCCCTTCTGTGCCCTCAGACAAACTGTCCCACGTCTACAGTGCTATATTGAGACCGGATAATGAAGTTAGTATTTTAATAgatggggaggagaagaagaagggaaattTCCTCTCTGGTGATGATTTTGAGCCGCCACTAGTTCCGGCCAAGACAATTCCTGACCCAGATGATAAGAAGCCGGAGGACTGGGATGAGCGGGCTAAAATTCCAGATCCAGAAGCAGTGAAGCCAGATGATTGGGATGAGGATGCACCCATGGAAATCGAAGATGAGGAGGCTGTGAAACCTGAAGGATGGCTGGACGATGAGCCAGAGGAGATCGACGATCCTGATGCTGCAAAGCCAGAAGATTGGGACGACGAGGAAGATGGTGAATGGGAGGCACCAAAAATTGATAACCCAAAGTGTGAGGTTGCACCTGGGTGTGGTGTGTGGAAGAGGCCAATGAAGAGGAATCCCGCTTATAAAGGGAAATGGCATGCTCCTCTAATTGACAACCCTAATTATAAGGGCATATGGAAACCTCAAGAAATCCCAAACCCAGATTACTTTGAGCTCGAGAAACCTGATTTTGAGCCCATTGCTGCCATTGGCATTGAGATCTGGACAATGCAGGATGGCATTTTGTTTGACAATATTCTCATTGCGGGTGATGAGAAGTCTGCAGAATCATACAGGCTAACAGCATGGAAACCAAAGTTTGAAGAtgagaaagagaaacaaaaggCTGAAGAAGCAGCTGCCGGTCTTTCGGATGGCCTCTCTGACTTCCAG AAAATGGTTTTTGACATTCTTTACAAGATTGGGGACATTCCTTTCTTGGATGCATACAAACCCAAGATCATT GATCTTATTGAAAAGGGAGAAAAGCAACCCAATATAACCATCGGTGTTATTGTTTCAGTTGTGATTGTTATTTTGACAGTTCTCTTCAGAATCCTCTTTGGCGGCAAAAAGCCAGTG GTCAAAGCCAGTGAAACAAACACTGATGCATCTGCAGAGACTTCCGACAATCAAGAAAGCCATGGAGAGAAGGAAAATGAGGATGAGAAGGAAGATGATGCTGCTGCTGCTCCACCTCGTAAGAGGACTGGTACCAGACGGGATCAGTGA
- the LOC108997363 gene encoding calnexin homolog, with the protein MMIESRRKILHLPAAVQCLALLLITSFAFQICVSASDVIYYEPFDESFEGRWVASQKDDYKGVWKHSKSEGHDDYGLLVSEKARKYAIVKELDQVLSLKDGTVVLQFEVRLQDGLECGGAYLKYLQPQEAGWQPKEFDNSSPYSIMFGPDKCGSTNKVHFILKHKNPKSGDYVEHHLKYPPSVPSDKLSHVYSAILRPDNEVSIFIDGEEKKKGNFLSGDDFEPPLIPAKTIPDPDDKKPEDWDERAKIPDPKAVKPDDWDEDAPMEIEDEEAVKPEGWLDDEPEEIDDPDAAKPEDWDDEEDGEWETPKIDNPKCEVAPGCGVWKKPMKRNPAYKGKWHAPLIDNPNYKGIWKPQEIPNPEYFELEKPDFEPIAAIGIEIWTMQDGILFDNILIAGDEKAAESYRLTAWKPKFEAEKEKQKAEEAVAGLSDGLSDFHKMVFDLLYKIGDIPFLDAYKPKIIDLIEKGEKQPNITIGIIVSIVVVILTVFFRILFGGKKPAVNASETNTNASVGTSNNQESSEEKEHEDEKDDDAAAPPARRRPGTRRDQ; encoded by the exons ATGATGATCGAATCGAGGCGGAAAATCCTTCATCTGCCTGCTGCTGTGCAGTGCTTAGCGTTGTTGCTGATTACTTCCTTCGCCTTTCAGATCTGCGTTTCTGCTTCCGATGTG ATCTATTACGAGCCATTCGACGAATCATTCGAGGGCCGCTGGGTTGCTTCCCAGAAGGATGACTATAAAG GTGTCTGGAAGCATTCAAAAAGTGAGGGACATGATGATTACGGCCTTCTGGTTAGCGAGAAGGCTAGGAAGTATGCAATAGTAAAAGAGCTAGACCAGGTTTTGAGTCTCAAAGATGGAACTGTTGTCCTACAGTTTGAGGTCCGGCTCCAAGATGGGCTAGAATGTGGTGGTGCGTACTTGAAGTACCTTCAACCCCAAGAGGCAGGATGGCAACCCAAGGAATTTGATAACTCCTCTCCATACTCCATAATGTTTGGACCTGACAAATGTGGCTCAACAAACAAGGTGCACTTCATCCTTAAGCACAAGAATCCCAAGAGTGGGGATTATGTCGAGCACCATCTAAAGTATCCCCCTTCTGTGCCCTCAGACAAACTGTCCCACGTCTACAGTGCAATATTGAGACCGGATAATGAAGTTAGTATTTTCATAgatggggaggagaagaagaagggaaattTCCTCTCTGGTGATGATTTTGAGCCGCCTCTAATTCCAGCCAAGACAATTCCAGACCCAGATGATAAGAAACCAGAGGACTGGGATGAGCGGGCTAAAATTCCAGATCCAAAAGCAGTGAAGCCAGATGATTGGGATGAGGATGCACCCATGGAAATCGAAGATGAGGAGGCTGTGAAACCTGAAGGATGGCTGGACGATGAGCCAGAGGAGATCGACGATCCTGATGCTGCAAAACCAGAAGATTGggatgatgaggaagatggTGAATGGGAGACGCCAAAAATTGATAACCCGAAGTGTGAGGTTGCACCTGGGTGTGGTGTGTGGAAGAAGCCAATGAAGAGGAATCCAGCTTATAAAGGGAAATGGCATGCTCCTCTAATTGATAACCCTAATTATAAGGGCATATGGAAACCTCAAGAAATCCCAAACCCAGAGTACTTTGAGCTTGAGAAACCTGATTTTGAGCCCATTGCTGCCATTGGCATTGAGATCTGGACAATGCAGGATGGCATTTTGTTTGACAATATTCTCATTGCGGGTGATGAGAAGGCTGCAGAATCATACAGGCTAACAGCATGGAAGCCAAAGTTTGAAGCtgagaaagagaaacaaaaggCTGAGGAAGCAGTTGCCGGTCTTTCGGATGGCCTCTCTGACTTCCAT AAAATGGTCTTTGACCTTCTTTACAAGATAGGGGACATTCCTTTCTTGGATGCATACAAACCCAAGATCATT gaTCTCATTGAAAAGGGAGAAAAGCAACCCAATATAACCATCGGTATTATTGTTTCAATTGTGGTGGTTATTTTGACAGTTTTCTTCAGAATCCTCTTTGGCGGCAAGAAGCCAGCG GTCAATGCCAGTGAAACAAACACAAATGCATCTGTGGGGACTTCCAACAATCAAGAAAGCAGTGAGGAGAAGGAGCATGAGGATGAGAAGGATGATGATGCCGCTGCTCCTCCTGCTCGTAGGAGGCCTGGTACCAGACGGGATCAGTGA
- the LOC108997362 gene encoding calnexin homolog, with protein sequence MMMELRWRIPQLPAVEQCIAVLLIASFAFQICASASDVIYYEPFDESFEGRWVVSQKDDYKGVWKHSKSEGHDDYGLLVSEKARKYAIVKELDQALSLKDGTIVLQFEVRLQDGLECGGAYLKYLRPQEAGWQPKEFDSSSSYSIMFGPDKCGSTNKVHFILKHKNPKSGDYVEHHLKYPPSVPSDKLSHVYSAILRPDNEVSILIDGEEKKKGNFLSGDDFEPPLIPAKTIPDPDDKKPEDWDERAKIPDPEAVKPDDWDEDAPMEIEDEEAVKPEGWLDDEPEEIDDPEAAKPEDWDDEEDGEWEAPKTDNPKCEVAPGCGVWKRPMKRNPAYKGKWHAPLIDNPNYKGIWKPQEIPNPDYFELEKPDFEPIAAIGIEIWTMQDGILFDNILITGDEKSAESYRLTAWKPKFEDEKEKQKAEEAAASLSDGLSDFQKKVFDFLYKIGDIPLLDAYKPKIIDLIEKGEKQPNITIGIIVSIVLVILTVFFRLLFGGKKPAVNVSETSTDASAGTSTNQESIGEKEREEEVENENENDAAAAPPRRRPGTRRDQ encoded by the exons atGATGATGGAATTGAGGTGGAGAATCCCTCAGCTACCAGCTGTTGAGCAGTGCATAGCGGTGTTGCTGATTGCTTCCTTCGCCTTTCAGATCTGCGCTTCTGCTTCCGATGTG ATCTATTACGAGCCATTTGACGAATCGTTCGAGGGCCGGTGGGTTGTTTCTCAGAAGGATGACTATAAAG GTGTCTGGAAACATTCAAAAAGTGAAGGACATGATGATTACGGCCTTCTGGTTAGTGAAAAGGCAAGGAAGTATGCAATAGTAAAAGAGCTAGATCAGGCTTTGAGTCTCAAAGATGGAACCATCGTCCTACAGTTTGAGGTCCGGCTTCAGGATGGGCTAGAATGTGGTGGTGCATACTTGAAGTACCTTCGACCCCAAGAGGCAGGATGGCAACCCAAGGAATTCGATAGCTCCTCTTCATACTCCATAATGTTTGGACCTGACAAATGTGGCTCAACAAACAAGGTGCACTTCATCCTTAAGCACAAGAACCCCAAGAGTGGTGATTATGTCGAGCACCATCTAAAGTACCCCCCTTCTGTGCCCTCAGACAAACTGTCCCATGTCTACAGTGCTATATTGAGACCGGATAATGAAGTTAGTATTTTAATAgatggggaggagaagaagaagggaaattTCCTCTCTGGTGATGATTTTGAGCCGCCACTAATTCCGGCCAAGACAATTCCTGATCCAGATGATAAGAAACCGGAGGACTGGGATGAGCGGGCCAAAATTCCAGATCCAGAAGCAGTGAAGCCAGATGATTGGGATGAGGATGCACCCATGGAAATTGAAGATGAGGAGGCTGTGAAACCTGAAGGATGGCTGGATGATGAGCCGGAGGAGATCGACGATCCTGAGGCTGCAAAGCCAGAAGATTGGGATGACGAGGAAGATGGTGAATGGGAGGCACCAAAAACTGATAACCCAAAGTGTGAGGTTGCACCTGGGTGTGGCGTGTGGAAGAGGCCAATGAAGAGGAATCCCGCTTATAAAGGGAAGTGGCATGCTCCTCTAATTGACAACCCTAATTATAAGGGCATTTGGAAACCTCAAGAAATCCCAAACCCAGATTACTTTGAGCTCGAGAAACCTGATTTTGAGCCCATTGCTGCCATTGGTATTGAGATCTGGACAATGCAGGATGGCATTTTGTTTGACAATATTCTCATTACGGGTGATGAGAAGTCTGCAGAATCATACAGGCTAACAGCATGGAAACCAAAGTTTGAAGAtgagaaagagaaacaaaaggCTGAAGAAGCAGCTGCCAGTCTTTCGGATGGCCTATCTGACTTCCAG AAGAAGGTTTTTGACTTTCTTTACAAGATAGGGGACATTCCTTTATTGGATGCATACAAACCTAAGATCATT GATCTAATTGAGAAGGGAGAAAAGCAACCCAATATAACCATCGGTATTATTGTTTCAATTGTGTTGGTTATTTTGACAGTCTTCTTCAGACTCCTTTTTGGCGGCAAAAAGCCAGCG GTCAATGTCAGTGAAACAAGCACAGATGCATCTGCAGGGACTTCCACCAATCAAGAAAGCATTGGGGAGAAGGAACGTGAGGAAGAGGttgagaatgagaatgagaatgatGCTGCTGCTGCTCCTCCGCGCAGGAGGCCTGGTACCAGACGGGACCAGTGA
- the LOC108997343 gene encoding uncharacterized protein LOC108997343 has translation MKNKASLFLKQIISVLSSIAKAKSMAIKNKTSAAKARFLMFSLLKNKKLLLGSVSHKIHRLLGQHEEESQYDADEQSKAIVLYNAMASESSHTHLVERVEEDGGNDDKYSDPRRSLFDGKDDLDSDQDDEGGYSIIDMVRNSKEEGENFSLEDEIDDVADLFIKRFHKQMRLQKLASFKRLQAMMERGL, from the coding sequence atgaagaacaaggcttctctctttctcaaacaGATTATCTCTGTGTTGAGTTCTATCGCTAAAGCCAAGTCAATGGCCATCAAGAACAAAACCAGCGCAGCCAAAGCTCGCTTCCTAATGTTCTCCTTATTGAAGAACAAGAAGCTTTTACTGGGTTCTGTTTCCCACAAGATCCATAGACTTCTTGGACAGCATGAAGAGGAAAGCCAATACGATGCAGATGAGCAGAGCAAGGCCATAGTTCTGTACAATGCCATGGCAAGCGAGTCGAGTCACACCCATCTGGTGGAGAGGGTGGAAGAAGATGGTGGCAACGATGATAAGTATTCAGATCCAAGGCGCTCGTTATTTGATGGAAAGGATGATCTCGACTCTGATCAGGATGACGAGGGTGGGTACTCCATCATTGATATGGTGAGGAATTCCAAAGAGGAAGGGGAGAATTTCAGCCTGGAAGATGAGATTGATGATGTTGCAGACTTGTTCATCAAGAGGTTCCATAAACAGATGCGATTGCAAAAGCTGGCATCATTCAAGAGGCTCCAAGCGATGATGGAGAGAGGTCTTTAA
- the LOC118344150 gene encoding uncharacterized protein LOC118344150, whose product MDFGSIELKVISASDLKCFNFFRKLSCYAVVSLVCDESKKKPEQQYLQRQKTLVNDEAKKKQNLQRKKSFVNDEPKKLERKHRQRQETPVDRVGDRNPEWNHEMHFDLKEITVLDDDCKQNLFLKFALRCEGIVMGKKTIGEVQVPIFKDLINDELNGTVRFMKYQVRTSDGKPNGVLNFSCKVKKNCKTKQKRVEIESPEVDSSSGIHFSDAKEVQYPTLEVENQQSRDICYPSLDDVRSASPRMTIPSPEKYHWMPGPYILTPPPMLPHLPPAWEQPARYNPLLSMQTPGTYWNNPERIMGYGYTLTPGLWGYSGVGQLGTIEGDASKIGSEIKTHTGM is encoded by the coding sequence ATGGATTTTGGCTCAATAGAGTTGAAGGTTATATCGGCTAGTGATCTCAAATGCTTCAATTTCTTCCGAAAGCTATCTTGTTACGCCGTCGTCTCCCTTGTCTGTGATGAATCCAAAAAAAAGCCAGAGCAACAATATCTGCAGCGTCAAAAAACACTGGTCAATGATGAAGCcaagaagaaacaaaatctGCAGCGTAAAAAATCGTTTGTCAATGATGAACCGAAGAAGCTAGAGCGAAAACATCGTCAGCGTCAAGAAACGCCGGTGGACAGAGTGGGGGATAGGAATCCTGAGTGGAATCACGAGATGCACTTTGATCTTAAAGAAATCACGGTTCTTGATGATGACTGCAAGCAGAATCTTTTTCTGAAGTTCGCTCTTCGCTGTGAAGGTATCGTTATGGGAAAGAAAACCATCGGCGAAGTGCAGGTTCCGATATTCAAGGACTTGATTAACGATGAGCTCAACGGAACTGTGAGGTTTATGAAATATCAGGTTCGAACAAGTGACGGCAAGCCTAATGGTGTGCTGAATTTTTCTTGCAAGGTGAAGAAGAACTGCAAAACGAAACAGAAGAGGGTCGAAATTGAGAGCCCAGAAGTGGACTCCTCATCTGGAATCCATTTCTCGGATGCGAAAGAAGTTCAATACCCAACCCTGGAAGTCGAAAATCAGCAGTCCCGGGATATATGCTATCCTTCACTGGATGATGTTCGCTCTGCTTCGCCCAGAATGACCATCCCGTCTCCCGAGAAGTACCACTGGATGCCAGGACCCTACATTCTGACGCCGCCACCCATGCTGCCGCACTTACCCCCTGCCTGGGAGCAACCAGCGCGGTATAATCCTCTGCTCTCGATGCAAACTCCGGGGACATATTGGAACAACCCGGAGCGGATCATGGGTTATGGTTACACACTTACACCTGGCTTGTGGGGGTACTCTGGGGTTGGACAATTGGGGACAATTGAAGGCGATGCATCCAAGATAGGTTCTGAGATTAAAACACACACGGGCATGTGA